One Rosa chinensis cultivar Old Blush chromosome 5, RchiOBHm-V2, whole genome shotgun sequence genomic region harbors:
- the LOC112202529 gene encoding serine/threonine-protein phosphatase 6 regulatory subunit 3 isoform X2: MFWKLTSPSSPVEAVLDKENFTLEELLDEEEIIQECKALNTRLINFLRDRAQVEQLLRYIVEEPHEDAESKRTFKFPFIACEVFTCEIDVILKTLVEEEELMNLLFSFLEPNRTHSALLAGYFSKVVVCLMIRKTVPLMNYVQAHQDVFRQLVDLIGITSIMEVLVRLVGADDHVYPNFIDVMQWLAESNLLEMIVDKLSPSNSPEVHANAAETLSAITRNAPSALATKLSSPSFVTRIFDHALEDSPSKSGLVNSLSVCISLLDPKRSAASSPLFHSFRSQHMYESPIPVNPDTVSAMLPKLGDLLTLLNVASDEKILPTTYGELRPPLGKHRLKVVEFIAVLLRSGSEDAEKELVSSGTIQRVIDLFFEYPFNNSLHHHVDSIILSCLESKSDAIVDHLLRECDLVGKFLQTDKHPIVSGDTNKPTAPAVGKLTPRAGNLGHITRISNKLIQLGNSQSRVQACLQENTEWNEWQATVLQERNAVENVYRWACGRPTALHDRTRDSDDEEMTDRDYDVAELANNLSQAFRYKIYGNEDAAEDHGALDRDDEDVYFDDESAEVVISSLRLGDDHGSLFTNSNWFAFQDDRIGNASTDASPSDMMDDINLNGTANGGNSSSDDEVVVGEDDELAGSKDSVNGTSSSSKDHLNGPSGSGSMGAGNLNPDGENASASHDMGFFRFESTDNEDLFGDRPLPEWVSWGESSDLQVGGSSVNPFEDHNDTDAKSSTQPELVIPDTSLPSSGGESILPNGSPTTTNTSSEGSVGSDATRSTAVPSLFEEDVEFVGVELEGTEKAMDQALKEGIVGEAGPLKKNVVSKVPEKENSDEGGPASKEFNDANYWRVDQEVAVLE, from the exons ATGTTTTGGAAGCTCACATCTCCCTCCTCGCCT GTGGAGGCGGTGCTAGATAAGGAGAATTTTACATTGGAGGAGCTTCTGGACGAAGAAGAAATTATCCAAGAATGCAAAGCCTTAAACACTCGACTCATTAATTT TTTACGGGATAGAGCCCAGGTGGAGCAATTACTGCGTTATATTGTTGAAGAGCCTCATGAGGATGCGGAAAGCAAACGAACCTTCAA GTTCCCGTTCATTGCTTGTGAGGTTTTCACATGTGAAATTGACGTAATTTTAAAGACTTTGGTGGAGGAAGAGGAG CTCATGAACTTACTCTTCTCCTTCTTGGAACCAAATCGTACCCATAGTGCCCTGCTGGCTGGGTATTTTAGCAAG GTTGTTGTATGCCTTATGATACGGAAGACAGTCCCACTTATGAATTATGTTCAA GCCCATCAGGATGTTTTCCGGCAACTAGTTGATTTGATAGGAATTACATCTATCATGGAG GTTTTGGTTCGACTTGTTGGCGCGGACGACCATGTGTATCCCAATTTTATAGATGTGATGCAATGGTTAGCTGAGAGTAATCTGCTAGAGATGATTGTAGACAAATTGAGTCCATCT AATTCTCCTGAAGTTCATGCTAATGCAGCAGAAACACTTTCTGCTATAACTCGAAATGCCCCATCAGCCCTAGCCACCAAGCTTTCTAGCCCAAG TTTCGTCACAAGGATATTTGATCATGCATTGGAAGATTCACCTTCAAAGTCTGGCCTTGTGAACTCACTTTCTGTCTGCATATCTTTGTTGGATCCCAAAAGATCAGCAGCTTCTTCACCCTTGTTTCATTCTTTTCGGAGCCAACATATGTATGAGTCTCCAATCCCTGTTAATCCAGACACTGTCAGTGCAATGCTCCCAAAACTCG GTGACTTGCTTACGCTTTTGAATGTGGCATCGGATGAGAAGATATTGCCGACAACATATGGCGAGTTGAGGCCTCCACTTGGAAAGCATCGTCTGAAG GTTGTGGAGTTCATTGCTGTTCTATTGAGATCTGGCAGTGAAGATGCAGAAAAAGAACTGGTTAGCTCGGGAACCATCCAACGGGTCATTGATCTTTTCTTTGA ATATCCATTCAATAATTCATTGCATCATCATGTCGATAGTATCATATTATCGTGTTTAGAGAGCAAGAGTGATGCCATTGTGGACCATCTTCTTCGGGAGTGTGATTTAGTGGGAAAGTTTCTCCAAACAGATAAACATCCCATTGTTTCTGGCGATACCAATAAG CCAACAGCACCTGCTGTGGGAAAATTGACCCCACGAGCGGGAAACCTTGGACATATAACACGAATTTCTAATAAGCTCATTCAGTTGGGGAACAGCCAAAGCCGTGTTCAGGCATGCCTCCAG GAAAATACTGAATGGAATGAGTGGCAAGCTACAGTTTTGCAAGAGCGCAATGCAGTTGAAAATGTTTATCGATGGGCTTGTGG GCGGCCCACTGCCTTGCATGACAGAACAAGAGATAGTGATGATGAAGAGATGACTGACAGAGATTATGATGTAGCAGAGCTAGCAAACAATCTAAGCCAGGCTTTTAGATACAAAATATATGGGAATGAGGATGCTGCAGag GACCACGGAGCTCTTGATCGAGATGACGAG GATGTGTACTTTGATGATGAATCTGCTGAAGTAGTCATATCGTCCTTGAGGCTTGGGGATGACCATGGGAG TTTATTCACAAATTCAAACTGGTTTGCATTCCAAGATGATAGAATTGGTAATGCATCTACAGATGCATCACCCTCAGACATGATGGATGATATAAACTTGAATGGGACTGCGAATGGTGGAAATAGTAGCAGTGATGATGAGGTTGTCGTAGGGGAGGATGATGAGTTGGCTGGAAGTAAAGACTCTGTCAATGGCACATCCAGTTCCAGCAAAGACCATCTGAATGGACCTAGTGGGAGTGGTTCCATGGGCGCTGGAAACCTGAACCCAGATGGTGAGAACGCAAGTGCCTCGCATGATATGGGGTTCTTCAGATTTGAGTCAACTGACAATGAGGACTTGTTTGGCGACAGGCCTTTACCTGAATGGGTAAGTTGGGGTGAATCGTCTGATTTGCAAGTTGGTGGTTCAAGTGTAAATCCATTTGAGGATCATAATGACACTGATGCGAAATCTTCCACCCAACCTGAGCTAGTGATACCTGATACTAGTTTGCCTTCAAGTGGAGGAGAATCTATACTTCCAAATGGTTCTCCAACCACCACTAATACTTCCAGTGAAGGGTCAGTAGGCAGCGATGCAACGAGATCAACTGCTGTTCCATCATTGTTTGAAGAGGATGTTGAATTTGTTGGCGTGGAATTAGAAGGTACCGAGAAGGCTATGGATCAGGCTCTTAAAGAAGGCATAGTTGGGGAGGCTGGACCATTGAAGAAAAACGTTGTGTCAAAggttccggaaaaggaaaattcGGATGAGGGTGGGCCTGCAAGTAAGGAGTTCAATGATGCCAATTATTGGCGTGTTGATCAAGAGGTTGCTGTTTTGGAGTAA
- the LOC112163819 gene encoding uncharacterized protein LOC112163819 produces MLSKELGNYRHALTDAEEAIRLRNTNVKFYSPISAWLNRLLHLQFQRLFPRICRWVYEGVIDDRYGECFIAENKSLQKMLFKGFPDACDSLMVLRNGALDIKTEPLVSTFSCFKLETLLLALF; encoded by the exons ATGTTATCGAAGGAGCTTGGTAATTACAGACATGCTCTTACTGATGCTGAGGAAGCAATTAGGCTCAGAAACACTAATGTCAAG TTCTATTCTCCAATTTCTGCTTGGTTGAACCGTTTGCTACACTTGCAGTTTCAGAGGCTCTTTCCGAGGATTTGCAG GTGGGTCTATGAAGGAGTCATTGATGATCGTTATGGTGAATGTTTCATTGCTGAGAACAAATCTCTTCAAAAG ATGCTGTTTAAGGGTTTTCCCGATGCTTGTGATTCATTGATGGTTCTGAGGAATGGTGCACTGGACATAAAGACAGAGCCTTTAGTAAGCACATTTAGTTGCTTCAAATTGGAGACACTTCTCCTTGCACTCTTTTAA
- the LOC112202529 gene encoding serine/threonine-protein phosphatase 6 regulatory subunit 3 isoform X1, whose amino-acid sequence MFWKLTSPSSPVEAVLDKENFTLEELLDEEEIIQECKALNTRLINFLRDRAQVEQLLRYIVEEPHEDAESKRTFKFPFIACEVFTCEIDVILKTLVEEEELMNLLFSFLEPNRTHSALLAGYFSKVVVCLMIRKTVPLMNYVQAHQDVFRQLVDLIGITSIMEVLVRLVGADDHVYPNFIDVMQWLAESNLLEMIVDKLSPSNSPEVHANAAETLSAITRNAPSALATKLSSPSFVTRIFDHALEDSPSKSGLVNSLSVCISLLDPKRSAASSPLFHSFRSQHMYESPIPVNPDTVSAMLPKLGDLLTLLNVASDEKILPTTYGELRPPLGKHRLKVVEFIAVLLRSGSEDAEKELVSSGTIQRVIDLFFEYPFNNSLHHHVDSIILSCLESKSDAIVDHLLRECDLVGKFLQTDKHPIVSGDTNKPTAPAVGKLTPRAGNLGHITRISNKLIQLGNSQSRVQACLQENTEWNEWQATVLQERNAVENVYRWACGRPTALHDRTRDSDDEEMTDRDYDVAELANNLSQAFRYKIYGNEDAAEDHGALDRDDEDVYFDDESAEVVISSLRLGDDHGSSLFTNSNWFAFQDDRIGNASTDASPSDMMDDINLNGTANGGNSSSDDEVVVGEDDELAGSKDSVNGTSSSSKDHLNGPSGSGSMGAGNLNPDGENASASHDMGFFRFESTDNEDLFGDRPLPEWVSWGESSDLQVGGSSVNPFEDHNDTDAKSSTQPELVIPDTSLPSSGGESILPNGSPTTTNTSSEGSVGSDATRSTAVPSLFEEDVEFVGVELEGTEKAMDQALKEGIVGEAGPLKKNVVSKVPEKENSDEGGPASKEFNDANYWRVDQEVAVLE is encoded by the exons ATGTTTTGGAAGCTCACATCTCCCTCCTCGCCT GTGGAGGCGGTGCTAGATAAGGAGAATTTTACATTGGAGGAGCTTCTGGACGAAGAAGAAATTATCCAAGAATGCAAAGCCTTAAACACTCGACTCATTAATTT TTTACGGGATAGAGCCCAGGTGGAGCAATTACTGCGTTATATTGTTGAAGAGCCTCATGAGGATGCGGAAAGCAAACGAACCTTCAA GTTCCCGTTCATTGCTTGTGAGGTTTTCACATGTGAAATTGACGTAATTTTAAAGACTTTGGTGGAGGAAGAGGAG CTCATGAACTTACTCTTCTCCTTCTTGGAACCAAATCGTACCCATAGTGCCCTGCTGGCTGGGTATTTTAGCAAG GTTGTTGTATGCCTTATGATACGGAAGACAGTCCCACTTATGAATTATGTTCAA GCCCATCAGGATGTTTTCCGGCAACTAGTTGATTTGATAGGAATTACATCTATCATGGAG GTTTTGGTTCGACTTGTTGGCGCGGACGACCATGTGTATCCCAATTTTATAGATGTGATGCAATGGTTAGCTGAGAGTAATCTGCTAGAGATGATTGTAGACAAATTGAGTCCATCT AATTCTCCTGAAGTTCATGCTAATGCAGCAGAAACACTTTCTGCTATAACTCGAAATGCCCCATCAGCCCTAGCCACCAAGCTTTCTAGCCCAAG TTTCGTCACAAGGATATTTGATCATGCATTGGAAGATTCACCTTCAAAGTCTGGCCTTGTGAACTCACTTTCTGTCTGCATATCTTTGTTGGATCCCAAAAGATCAGCAGCTTCTTCACCCTTGTTTCATTCTTTTCGGAGCCAACATATGTATGAGTCTCCAATCCCTGTTAATCCAGACACTGTCAGTGCAATGCTCCCAAAACTCG GTGACTTGCTTACGCTTTTGAATGTGGCATCGGATGAGAAGATATTGCCGACAACATATGGCGAGTTGAGGCCTCCACTTGGAAAGCATCGTCTGAAG GTTGTGGAGTTCATTGCTGTTCTATTGAGATCTGGCAGTGAAGATGCAGAAAAAGAACTGGTTAGCTCGGGAACCATCCAACGGGTCATTGATCTTTTCTTTGA ATATCCATTCAATAATTCATTGCATCATCATGTCGATAGTATCATATTATCGTGTTTAGAGAGCAAGAGTGATGCCATTGTGGACCATCTTCTTCGGGAGTGTGATTTAGTGGGAAAGTTTCTCCAAACAGATAAACATCCCATTGTTTCTGGCGATACCAATAAG CCAACAGCACCTGCTGTGGGAAAATTGACCCCACGAGCGGGAAACCTTGGACATATAACACGAATTTCTAATAAGCTCATTCAGTTGGGGAACAGCCAAAGCCGTGTTCAGGCATGCCTCCAG GAAAATACTGAATGGAATGAGTGGCAAGCTACAGTTTTGCAAGAGCGCAATGCAGTTGAAAATGTTTATCGATGGGCTTGTGG GCGGCCCACTGCCTTGCATGACAGAACAAGAGATAGTGATGATGAAGAGATGACTGACAGAGATTATGATGTAGCAGAGCTAGCAAACAATCTAAGCCAGGCTTTTAGATACAAAATATATGGGAATGAGGATGCTGCAGag GACCACGGAGCTCTTGATCGAGATGACGAG GATGTGTACTTTGATGATGAATCTGCTGAAGTAGTCATATCGTCCTTGAGGCTTGGGGATGACCATGGGAG CAGTTTATTCACAAATTCAAACTGGTTTGCATTCCAAGATGATAGAATTGGTAATGCATCTACAGATGCATCACCCTCAGACATGATGGATGATATAAACTTGAATGGGACTGCGAATGGTGGAAATAGTAGCAGTGATGATGAGGTTGTCGTAGGGGAGGATGATGAGTTGGCTGGAAGTAAAGACTCTGTCAATGGCACATCCAGTTCCAGCAAAGACCATCTGAATGGACCTAGTGGGAGTGGTTCCATGGGCGCTGGAAACCTGAACCCAGATGGTGAGAACGCAAGTGCCTCGCATGATATGGGGTTCTTCAGATTTGAGTCAACTGACAATGAGGACTTGTTTGGCGACAGGCCTTTACCTGAATGGGTAAGTTGGGGTGAATCGTCTGATTTGCAAGTTGGTGGTTCAAGTGTAAATCCATTTGAGGATCATAATGACACTGATGCGAAATCTTCCACCCAACCTGAGCTAGTGATACCTGATACTAGTTTGCCTTCAAGTGGAGGAGAATCTATACTTCCAAATGGTTCTCCAACCACCACTAATACTTCCAGTGAAGGGTCAGTAGGCAGCGATGCAACGAGATCAACTGCTGTTCCATCATTGTTTGAAGAGGATGTTGAATTTGTTGGCGTGGAATTAGAAGGTACCGAGAAGGCTATGGATCAGGCTCTTAAAGAAGGCATAGTTGGGGAGGCTGGACCATTGAAGAAAAACGTTGTGTCAAAggttccggaaaaggaaaattcGGATGAGGGTGGGCCTGCAAGTAAGGAGTTCAATGATGCCAATTATTGGCGTGTTGATCAAGAGGTTGCTGTTTTGGAGTAA